A genome region from Camelina sativa cultivar DH55 chromosome 10, Cs, whole genome shotgun sequence includes the following:
- the LOC104720445 gene encoding synaptotagmin-3-like: MNLKFRSTETEAIVIGIIVEAICRIIRSSAQPIFADYIGKFCIESIEFEKLSLGTLPPTVHGVKFYETNEKELLLEPSIKWTGNPNIVLVLKVMSFRIRVQVSKSDNGTQAMQSFTTLSSKNTKFYHLLPLQPLLPTFPCFGMVVVSLMEKPHVDFGLKVTKFGYCKMFSLRCVLFFYVNQKIRHPKMTNGKTKIKNKGVKKLVLVLMLLKNTDTQMGMCS; encoded by the exons CTATTTGCAGGATCATCCGGAGTTCTGCACAACCTATATTTGCAGATTATATTGGGAAGTTCTGTATAGAATCTATTGAGTTTGAAAAATTGAGTCTTGGAACGCTTCCACCAACAGTTCACG GAGTTAAGTTCTATGAGACCAACGAGAAGGAGCTTTTGTTAGAACCATCAATAAAGTGGACAGGAAATCCCAACATTGTTTTGGTGCTAAAGGTGATGTCTTTCCGAATTAGAGTTCAGGTCAGTAAGAGTGATAATGGAACGCAAGCAATGCAAAGCTTTACTACTCTTAGTTCCAAAAACACGAAGTTTTATCATCTTTTACCTTTGCAGCCTCTTCTGCCGACCTTCCCTTGTTTTGGAATGGTTGTAGTTTCATTAATGGAAAAG CCACATGTTGATTTTGGATTGAAAGTGACCAAGTTTGGCTACTGCAAAATGTTTTCATTGAGGTGTGTTCTATTCTTCTATGTCAATCAAAAAATTAGACACCCAAAGATGACTAATGGgaagacaaaaattaaaaacaagggtgtcaaaaaattagtattagttttaatgttattaaaaaatacagaCACTCAAATGGGTATGTGCTCTTAA